In Coriobacteriia bacterium, a single genomic region encodes these proteins:
- the trxA gene encoding thioredoxin → MMHVTDGDFDKTVLASDKPVVLDFWAPWCGPCRMMEPVLQELASEHGDTLHVGKLNVDENPETATKFDILSIPTLLVFDNGEVVKKLVGAMPKKRLLEELAPWVG, encoded by the coding sequence ATGATGCACGTGACCGACGGGGACTTCGACAAGACGGTCCTTGCAAGCGACAAGCCCGTCGTGCTCGACTTCTGGGCGCCATGGTGCGGACCCTGCCGCATGATGGAGCCCGTGCTGCAGGAGCTGGCGTCCGAGCACGGCGACACGCTGCACGTCGGCAAGCTGAACGTGGACGAGAACCCTGAGACGGCCACCAAGTTCGACATCCTGTCGATCCCGACGCTGCTGGTGTTCGACAACGGCGAGGTCGTGAAGAAGCTCGTCGGCGCGATGCCGAAGAAGCGGCTGCTCGAGGAACTGGCCCCCTGGGTCGGGTAG
- the trxB gene encoding thioredoxin-disulfide reductase → MDTIDVAIVGGGPAGLAAALYAARSRARTVVFEAAMPGGQIVTTDWVENYPGFPEGVSGAKLAELMLAQAEEFGAEVRSFTPVESIRPSDLDFIVSADGEEYLARAVILATGAVPKKLGVPGEAEYTGRGVSWCATCDGALFREKVVAVVGGGDAAVEEAIFLTKFASRVHLVHRRDELRATKCIQERCLANERVEMRLSRVVTAVEGDGGKVTGLRLASTKGEPEELLPLDGVFIFVGVDPVIGLVAELVDLAENGFVKADHDGRTTWPGIYAAGDVTDSELKQVVTAAAKGASAAFEAVRFIDSKLCSI, encoded by the coding sequence ATGGACACCATCGACGTCGCCATCGTCGGCGGCGGGCCCGCGGGCCTTGCCGCCGCGCTGTATGCGGCCCGCTCCCGCGCCCGCACGGTGGTGTTCGAAGCCGCGATGCCCGGCGGGCAGATCGTGACCACGGACTGGGTGGAGAACTATCCGGGCTTCCCCGAGGGCGTGTCCGGCGCGAAGCTCGCCGAGCTGATGCTCGCGCAGGCCGAGGAATTCGGCGCCGAGGTCCGCTCCTTCACACCCGTCGAGTCGATACGGCCCTCCGACCTGGACTTCATCGTGTCGGCCGACGGCGAGGAGTACCTGGCGCGAGCGGTGATCCTCGCCACGGGGGCCGTGCCCAAGAAGCTCGGCGTCCCGGGCGAGGCCGAGTACACCGGACGAGGAGTCTCCTGGTGCGCGACGTGCGACGGGGCGCTCTTCCGCGAGAAGGTCGTGGCGGTGGTGGGCGGCGGGGACGCCGCCGTGGAGGAGGCGATCTTCCTCACCAAGTTCGCGTCGCGCGTCCACCTCGTCCACCGGCGCGACGAGCTGCGGGCGACCAAGTGCATCCAGGAGCGCTGTCTCGCCAACGAGCGCGTCGAGATGCGGCTGAGCCGAGTGGTCACCGCCGTCGAGGGCGACGGGGGCAAGGTCACCGGCCTCCGACTCGCCTCCACCAAGGGCGAGCCCGAGGAACTCCTGCCGCTGGACGGGGTCTTCATCTTCGTCGGGGTGGACCCGGTCATCGGCCTCGTGGCCGAGCTGGTCGACCTCGCGGAGAACGGTTTCGTCAAGGCGGACCACGACGGACGCACGACCTGGCCGGGTATCTACGCCGCCGGGGACGTGACAGACTCCGAACTCAAGCAGGTGGTGACCGCGGCCGCCAAAGGTGCATCCGCGGCGTTCGAAGCGGTACGCTTCATCGACAGCAAGCTCTGCAGCATCTGA
- a CDS encoding PDGLE domain-containing protein, translated as MHIPDGVLETKTWLASWAGSAGMLAYAARHVRRGVEDGRLVLMSVLAALLFALQMLNFPVAGGTSGHFAGGAVAAIVLGPWPAVLVMSTVLVIQAFVFADGGVAALGANIWNLGVVAPFVGWWVFAAFARLGRGRASRVTGAFVAAWLATVAAALAAGIEIWASGRAPFALVMGSMGFWHALIGIGEGAVTAGLVGYLLAVRPDLLAAEAASSEPVSRRALAGFAAAALAAAGVSFLASSRPDGLEHVAERIGFLPPKGVPTSFAGSPIPDYVVPGVANETLAGILAGVVGLVVAGLVGHALVKAARLRRAS; from the coding sequence ATGCACATCCCTGACGGGGTGCTCGAGACCAAGACGTGGTTGGCCTCGTGGGCCGGGTCCGCGGGCATGCTGGCGTACGCCGCGCGACACGTGCGGCGGGGCGTGGAGGACGGCCGGCTCGTCCTGATGTCCGTGCTGGCCGCGCTCCTGTTCGCCCTGCAGATGCTCAACTTCCCCGTGGCGGGGGGGACCTCCGGCCACTTCGCCGGCGGCGCTGTCGCCGCGATCGTCCTCGGGCCTTGGCCGGCGGTCCTCGTGATGAGCACCGTGCTCGTCATCCAGGCGTTCGTGTTCGCCGACGGGGGCGTGGCCGCGCTCGGCGCGAACATCTGGAACCTGGGGGTGGTGGCTCCCTTCGTCGGCTGGTGGGTGTTCGCCGCTTTCGCGCGCCTCGGACGGGGGCGCGCCTCCCGCGTCACCGGGGCGTTCGTGGCGGCGTGGCTTGCCACCGTGGCCGCCGCTCTGGCCGCCGGCATCGAGATCTGGGCGTCCGGGCGGGCTCCGTTCGCGCTCGTGATGGGATCGATGGGCTTCTGGCATGCGCTCATCGGCATAGGCGAGGGCGCCGTCACGGCCGGCCTCGTCGGCTACCTGCTCGCGGTGCGGCCGGACCTGCTCGCCGCCGAGGCGGCTTCGTCCGAGCCCGTATCGCGCCGCGCGCTGGCAGGCTTCGCGGCAGCCGCCCTCGCCGCGGCCGGCGTGTCCTTCCTCGCCTCGTCGCGCCCCGACGGACTGGAGCACGTGGCCGAGCGGATCGGGTTCCTGCCCCCGAAGGGCGTTCCCACGTCGTTCGCGGGCAGCCCCATCCCCGACTACGTCGTCCCGGGAGTCGCCAACGAGACGCTCGCCGGCATCCTGGCCGGCGTCGTCGGACTCGTCGTCGCCGGCCTTGTCGGCCACGCGCTCGTCAAGGCCGCGCGCTTGCGGCGGGCGTCCTGA
- the nikR gene encoding nickel-responsive transcriptional regulator NikR yields MSRLVRFGVAMDEDLLRRFDELVARRGFASNRSEAVRDLVRHALVDAEWEESAEECVGTLTMVFDHGHSDLSDKLDAVQHAHHDKVVSAMHVHLDSHACLEVLALRGSSADIRAIADVLLGTKGVKHGKLVTTTTGAHL; encoded by the coding sequence ATGAGCCGGCTCGTTCGCTTCGGTGTGGCGATGGACGAGGACCTGCTGCGGCGCTTCGACGAGCTCGTCGCCAGGCGGGGGTTCGCCTCCAACCGCTCGGAGGCGGTACGGGACCTCGTGCGCCACGCGCTGGTCGACGCGGAGTGGGAGGAGTCGGCGGAGGAGTGCGTCGGGACGCTGACCATGGTCTTCGACCACGGCCACTCCGACCTGTCCGACAAGCTCGACGCGGTGCAGCACGCCCATCACGACAAGGTCGTCTCGGCGATGCACGTGCATCTCGACTCACACGCCTGCCTCGAGGTGCTCGCGCTGCGCGGCTCCAGTGCGGACATCCGCGCGATAGCCGACGTGCTCCTGGGCACGAAGGGCGTCAAGCACGGCAAGCTCGTGACCACGACGACCGGCGCCCACCTGTGA
- the lon gene encoding endopeptidase La, which yields MSAKKERLDIPDVLPLIPLRDLILFPNLVVPLFVGRERSINALEEAMRQSHLVALVTQKRAEVQEPGAEDVYEIGCVGNILQELKLPDGTAKALVEGQQRFRIIEFVQHDPYFLVRVEAIEEVTKVEVETAALMRALTADFERASTLGKPIPQEVLMAATSIEEPGRLADFITFHLNLRVEEKQEILEAVEPDERLEKTARFLRKELEILEIGSKIQNRVKEQMTKTQREYFLREQLKAIQQELGQYDEVTAEIDEYREKIRQSGMPEEVAAKAEKELGRLEKMPSAAAETSVIRTYLDWLTGLPWAKEDEEKLDLEEAAQILDREHYGLEKVKERVLEYLAVHKLTERQRGPILCFVGPPGTGKTSIGRSIAHALGRKFIRMSLGGVRDEAEIRGHRRTYVGALPGRFIQSINQVGTRNPVFALDEIDKVGMDFRGDPTSALLEVLDPEQNFAFQDHYLEAPFDLSDVIFITTANLLDPVPPALRDRMEVIHFPGYTEEEKLQIAVRYLVPKQVSEHGLTPGKIVFEDSGLREIIRRYTREAGVRNLERNIAAVCRQVARKVVEGKKGKTTVTVKNVHKYLGPPKFSFGLAEERDEVGVATGLVWTEVGGDVIVIEATKMRGKGTLTLTGQLGDVMRESAQAAVSYIRSRAGELDIEEDFHEKLDLHIHVPAAAIPKDGPSAGITMAAALASVLVGCPVRREIAMTGEITLRGHVLPVGGLKEKLLAAHRAGIKLALIPKENVRDLDLVPQHVKEELQIVPVATMDEVLDRALIRECRPKMASAKRHAEEHRKARARTSRKAVRTSEG from the coding sequence ATGTCGGCGAAGAAGGAGCGCCTGGACATCCCCGACGTCCTGCCCCTGATACCGCTGCGCGACCTCATCCTCTTCCCGAACCTCGTCGTCCCCCTGTTCGTCGGCCGTGAGCGCTCCATCAACGCGCTCGAGGAGGCGATGCGCCAGAGCCACCTGGTGGCGCTGGTGACGCAGAAGCGGGCCGAGGTCCAGGAGCCCGGTGCGGAGGACGTCTATGAGATCGGCTGCGTCGGCAACATCCTCCAGGAGTTGAAGCTGCCCGACGGGACCGCGAAGGCGCTCGTCGAGGGGCAGCAGCGATTCCGCATCATCGAGTTCGTCCAGCACGACCCGTACTTCCTCGTGCGCGTCGAGGCGATCGAGGAGGTCACCAAGGTCGAGGTGGAGACCGCCGCCCTCATGCGGGCTTTGACGGCCGACTTCGAGCGCGCCTCCACCCTGGGTAAGCCGATCCCGCAAGAGGTCCTCATGGCCGCCACCTCGATCGAGGAGCCGGGCCGCCTGGCGGACTTCATCACCTTCCACCTCAATCTGCGCGTGGAGGAGAAGCAGGAGATCCTCGAGGCCGTGGAGCCCGATGAGCGGCTCGAGAAGACCGCTCGCTTCCTGCGCAAGGAGCTGGAGATCCTCGAGATAGGCTCCAAGATCCAGAACCGGGTCAAGGAGCAGATGACCAAGACTCAGCGAGAGTACTTCCTGCGCGAGCAGCTCAAGGCGATCCAGCAGGAGCTCGGCCAGTACGACGAGGTCACCGCCGAGATCGACGAGTACCGCGAGAAGATCAGGCAATCCGGGATGCCCGAGGAGGTCGCCGCCAAGGCCGAGAAGGAGTTGGGCCGGCTCGAGAAGATGCCCAGTGCCGCCGCGGAGACGTCCGTGATCCGCACGTACCTCGACTGGCTGACCGGGCTTCCCTGGGCCAAGGAGGACGAGGAGAAGCTCGACTTGGAGGAAGCGGCGCAGATCCTCGACCGCGAGCACTACGGCTTGGAGAAGGTCAAGGAGCGCGTCCTGGAGTACCTCGCGGTGCACAAGCTCACCGAGCGCCAGCGCGGTCCGATCCTTTGCTTCGTGGGCCCACCGGGCACCGGCAAGACGTCAATCGGCCGGTCCATCGCGCATGCCCTGGGCAGGAAGTTCATCCGGATGAGCCTCGGAGGAGTCCGCGACGAGGCCGAGATACGCGGTCACCGGCGCACGTACGTCGGCGCGCTCCCGGGGCGGTTCATCCAGTCGATCAACCAGGTCGGGACGCGGAACCCGGTCTTCGCGCTGGACGAGATCGACAAGGTCGGCATGGACTTCCGGGGAGATCCAACCTCGGCGCTGCTGGAGGTGCTCGACCCCGAGCAGAACTTCGCCTTCCAGGATCACTACCTGGAGGCGCCGTTCGACCTCTCCGACGTCATCTTCATCACGACCGCCAACCTGCTCGATCCCGTCCCCCCGGCCCTGCGCGACCGGATGGAGGTCATCCACTTCCCGGGTTACACCGAGGAGGAGAAGCTCCAGATCGCCGTGCGGTACCTCGTGCCCAAGCAGGTCTCCGAGCACGGACTGACGCCGGGCAAGATCGTCTTCGAGGACTCGGGGCTGCGCGAGATCATCCGCCGCTACACGCGCGAGGCGGGCGTGCGCAACCTCGAGCGCAACATCGCCGCCGTCTGCCGGCAGGTGGCGCGCAAGGTCGTGGAGGGCAAGAAGGGCAAGACGACGGTCACGGTCAAGAACGTCCACAAGTACCTCGGCCCGCCCAAGTTCTCCTTCGGCTTGGCCGAGGAGCGCGATGAGGTGGGGGTAGCCACCGGCCTCGTGTGGACCGAGGTAGGGGGCGATGTGATCGTCATCGAGGCCACGAAGATGCGCGGCAAGGGGACCCTCACGCTCACCGGCCAGCTCGGCGACGTGATGCGCGAGAGCGCACAGGCGGCCGTCTCCTACATCCGTTCGCGGGCGGGGGAGCTGGACATCGAGGAAGACTTCCACGAGAAGCTCGACCTGCACATCCACGTGCCGGCCGCCGCGATCCCCAAGGACGGGCCGTCGGCCGGGATAACGATGGCCGCCGCGCTGGCGTCCGTGCTCGTCGGCTGCCCGGTACGACGCGAGATCGCCATGACCGGTGAGATCACTCTCCGCGGGCACGTGCTGCCCGTCGGCGGGCTGAAGGAGAAGCTCCTGGCCGCGCACCGCGCGGGGATCAAGCTCGCGCTGATCCCGAAGGAGAACGTCCGCGACCTCGACCTGGTGCCCCAGCACGTCAAGGAAGAACTGCAGATAGTGCCGGTAGCCACCATGGACGAGGTCCTCGACCGGGCGCTCATCCGTGAGTGCAGGCCCAAGATGGCTTCCGCCAAGCGCCACGCCGAGGAGCACCGGAAGGCCCGTGCCAGGACTTCCCGCAAGGCGGTGCGCACGTCGGAGGGCTGA
- the cbiQ gene encoding cobalt ECF transporter T component CbiQ, whose amino-acid sequence MGRRLHRHRSAGETAPPGVHSHAHVHGDERHEHPHHHVLDAGEEHAHGHAFERYTLLCSPVHALDPRAKVLAAVTLSLAIVLAPPLDAPALLGVVTLLLAVATLARLPLGWLLRRSALVIPFAGTIALFAPLGGGSLSVRGAAEAYASGGWIEAYAVVTKAWLTTLSMLLAASTTPTPLLLKGLEGLRVPRVMLLMMTFTYRYVTTLRGQLSSAREALESRGFATRGWRKVRLYGNLSGTMFIRGYERAERVYAAMLSRGFDGSLPTARPLRLRPADAAMLALAALTAAALLLR is encoded by the coding sequence ATGGGCCGCCGCCTCCACCGGCATCGCAGCGCAGGGGAGACCGCGCCCCCCGGCGTCCACTCCCATGCACACGTCCACGGAGACGAGCGGCACGAGCACCCGCACCATCACGTGCTCGACGCCGGGGAGGAACACGCGCACGGCCACGCGTTCGAGCGGTACACGCTCCTGTGCTCGCCGGTGCACGCGCTGGACCCTCGCGCGAAGGTCCTGGCGGCCGTGACACTCTCGCTCGCGATCGTGCTCGCCCCGCCGCTCGACGCTCCGGCGCTGCTGGGAGTCGTGACGCTGCTGCTCGCGGTCGCCACGCTGGCACGGCTGCCGCTCGGCTGGCTCCTGCGCCGCTCGGCGCTCGTGATCCCGTTCGCCGGCACCATCGCGCTGTTCGCCCCGCTGGGCGGCGGCTCGCTCTCCGTGCGCGGCGCCGCGGAGGCGTACGCGAGCGGCGGATGGATCGAGGCGTACGCGGTCGTGACCAAGGCGTGGCTCACCACGCTGTCGATGCTGCTGGCCGCCTCGACGACCCCCACCCCGCTGCTGCTGAAGGGCCTGGAGGGCCTGCGCGTCCCGCGCGTGATGCTGCTGATGATGACGTTCACGTACCGCTACGTGACGACGCTGCGCGGCCAACTGTCCTCGGCCCGCGAGGCGCTGGAGAGCCGGGGGTTCGCGACGAGAGGCTGGCGCAAGGTGCGGCTGTACGGCAACCTCTCAGGGACCATGTTCATCCGCGGCTACGAGCGGGCCGAGCGGGTCTACGCGGCGATGCTGTCGCGGGGCTTCGACGGCAGCCTGCCCACCGCGCGACCGTTGCGCTTGCGGCCGGCCGACGCGGCCATGCTGGCGCTGGCGGCGCTGACGGCCGCCGCGCTGCTGCTCCGATGA
- a CDS encoding DUF11 domain-containing protein, translating into MVRRLSRKTLLSRLLTACFVVAFTASLTGVGGASPVSAGSEETTATVPPAPSVPEAEAPEQEPPAEQTAAEAHVPDPLVGPQEDVAPEPGDESTSVSVAPSAVTPAASGPQLTFQGYRSDQAKWTTGNLGQDYAEGDWVTYRAIIDNSGSATPFALTSLAFTADHYNSTKNALGADKTKDWSYKYQTSAPGTDDPSWPTGLTSVTPAQQDVPYPSGAYGSSQYLRTTLNGAGIVVPANRYAVVYFRTHLSLTAYWLGQTPPRYGSGYFPGASMHHRVDVSGLGDKTVPIPVPPRPAGSVNGFKFNDLDRDGAYDAGEPGLGGWVFHLSGTDPDFPIDVTATSAADGTFVIDPLPDGTYYLDEDAQPGWSTEYVLPLTVVVSDGQAASAEVGNYVDAVTKTFSLDLDSLVSNVGLYVKYRIGDGGTWTGPVPLSGSGPYTGSVQVPYGTNVTGVQWWAAFAGEDVLLYEETIDETLTEDFTNPGEYGSLVSGHKFEDLDADGEWDDAVEPGLGGWEITLWRDTPSGAVVYDVTTTGPGGYYEFVDVIPGTYRVTEDVSQAAGWYNTVAPEDDIVIPTGGDEAGDLDFGNVQVLSDIDVTKTGPDKAHVGDVITYTIVVTNTGATPLTDVVVYDPLFDATFPGGIIDTIPVLAPGAARTYYVQYEVPDEQDGIVSNTVLASGQDLFGDTKSDTADWDVVVIRPAVSVDHTVDFDGDGTFGDSETYYAGAAAVWKIVVSNAGDSDLFGVTVDDSNGMSLGPRDLAVGESVGVTYTTTVEADTVNTAVAEAYDEFEEPCAPASDEAEAIAIAPSFTVKKYVDFDADGTYSDGSETYYAGSEAKWMVVVENTGDSALMVVLSDSNGHSFGAPFALGPADLPAVFTYSTFPLADTVDTVTAQVTDVIGGLYSDTDSAEVLAISPSITVEKTSDAPVDGVMTGSTVVYTFTVTNGADPLTDVQLVDAILGFVHDIGDLAPGQTVEVSTSAVLEVPTDNVVVVEGLDELDNEVSDEDELFVDVFSPFIVDIGIDKEADRDTAEAGAVVTYTLTYTNTGGSRIMAFTIVDDFDERYVTVTDAAGGDVVDGTIVWEIDEPLDVGASGSITYEVRIRDDMPSGTTNVDNVVVVQADGDENPDNDRATERVVVAFLPFTPNPDPAPLPFTGGDAVLLGLALASTAALGVVLRRRARRAA; encoded by the coding sequence ATGGTGCGGAGACTGTCCAGGAAGACCCTCTTGTCGCGCCTGCTCACGGCGTGCTTCGTAGTCGCCTTCACGGCTTCCCTCACCGGAGTCGGCGGCGCGTCGCCCGTGAGCGCCGGCTCGGAGGAGACGACGGCGACGGTGCCGCCGGCGCCGTCGGTGCCTGAGGCGGAGGCGCCGGAGCAGGAGCCGCCGGCGGAGCAGACCGCGGCGGAAGCGCACGTCCCGGACCCCCTCGTGGGGCCGCAGGAAGACGTGGCACCCGAGCCGGGCGACGAGTCGACGAGCGTAAGCGTCGCGCCTTCCGCTGTGACTCCTGCAGCGAGCGGCCCGCAGCTCACCTTCCAGGGATACCGCAGCGATCAGGCGAAGTGGACGACAGGGAATCTGGGGCAGGACTACGCGGAGGGCGACTGGGTCACCTACCGCGCGATCATAGACAACTCCGGCTCGGCCACACCGTTCGCGTTGACGAGTCTTGCGTTCACGGCCGACCACTACAACTCGACGAAGAACGCCCTCGGCGCAGACAAGACGAAGGACTGGTCGTACAAGTACCAGACCTCGGCGCCGGGGACCGATGATCCTTCTTGGCCGACCGGGCTGACCTCGGTCACTCCTGCCCAGCAGGACGTTCCGTACCCCTCCGGGGCGTACGGCTCCTCGCAGTACCTGCGCACGACGTTGAACGGCGCGGGGATCGTCGTCCCTGCGAACCGGTACGCGGTCGTGTACTTCAGGACGCACCTGTCCCTGACGGCGTACTGGCTCGGGCAGACCCCCCCGCGCTACGGTTCCGGCTACTTCCCTGGGGCCAGCATGCACCACCGGGTGGACGTGTCGGGTCTCGGGGACAAGACGGTCCCTATCCCGGTCCCGCCGCGGCCTGCCGGCTCGGTGAACGGCTTCAAGTTCAACGACCTCGACAGGGACGGTGCGTACGACGCCGGGGAGCCGGGACTGGGAGGATGGGTCTTCCATCTCTCGGGGACCGATCCGGACTTCCCCATCGATGTCACCGCCACCTCAGCGGCCGACGGCACCTTCGTGATCGACCCGCTCCCCGACGGGACGTACTACCTGGATGAGGACGCGCAGCCGGGCTGGAGCACCGAGTACGTGCTGCCGCTGACGGTCGTAGTGTCCGATGGCCAGGCCGCATCCGCGGAGGTGGGCAACTATGTCGACGCCGTGACCAAGACGTTCTCGCTCGATCTGGACAGCCTCGTGAGCAACGTAGGTCTGTACGTGAAGTACCGGATCGGCGACGGCGGCACGTGGACGGGCCCGGTCCCGCTGTCCGGCAGCGGGCCGTACACCGGGAGCGTACAGGTCCCGTACGGCACGAACGTCACCGGCGTGCAGTGGTGGGCCGCCTTCGCAGGAGAGGACGTGCTCCTGTACGAGGAGACCATCGACGAGACCCTCACCGAGGACTTCACGAACCCCGGCGAGTACGGGTCCCTCGTCAGCGGTCACAAGTTCGAGGACCTGGACGCGGACGGGGAGTGGGACGACGCGGTCGAACCCGGCCTCGGCGGCTGGGAGATCACCCTGTGGCGGGACACCCCGTCCGGTGCCGTCGTATACGACGTCACGACCACCGGTCCCGGCGGCTACTACGAGTTCGTCGACGTGATCCCCGGGACGTACCGGGTGACCGAGGACGTGTCGCAGGCCGCCGGCTGGTACAACACCGTGGCGCCCGAGGACGACATAGTCATCCCCACCGGCGGGGACGAGGCCGGTGACCTCGACTTCGGCAACGTCCAGGTGCTCTCCGACATCGACGTCACCAAGACCGGGCCGGACAAGGCGCATGTCGGGGATGTGATCACCTACACCATCGTCGTCACGAACACGGGGGCGACGCCTCTGACCGACGTCGTGGTCTACGACCCGCTGTTCGACGCGACCTTCCCCGGCGGGATCATAGACACCATCCCCGTTCTCGCACCCGGCGCCGCGCGGACGTACTACGTGCAGTACGAGGTGCCCGACGAGCAGGACGGGATCGTCAGCAACACCGTGCTGGCGAGCGGGCAGGACCTGTTCGGCGACACCAAGTCCGATACCGCCGACTGGGACGTCGTGGTCATCCGTCCGGCCGTCTCGGTCGACCATACCGTGGACTTCGACGGCGACGGGACGTTCGGCGACTCCGAGACCTACTACGCGGGCGCCGCTGCGGTGTGGAAGATCGTCGTGAGCAACGCCGGCGACTCCGACCTCTTCGGCGTCACCGTGGACGACTCCAACGGCATGAGCCTCGGTCCGCGGGACCTCGCGGTGGGCGAGAGCGTCGGCGTCACCTACACGACGACGGTGGAGGCCGACACGGTCAACACCGCGGTCGCCGAGGCCTACGACGAGTTCGAGGAGCCGTGCGCGCCCGCGAGCGACGAGGCCGAAGCGATCGCGATCGCGCCGTCCTTCACGGTCAAGAAGTACGTCGACTTCGACGCTGACGGGACCTACAGCGACGGCAGCGAGACGTACTACGCGGGCAGCGAGGCCAAGTGGATGGTCGTGGTGGAGAACACAGGCGACAGCGCGCTGATGGTCGTCCTGTCGGACTCCAACGGTCACTCCTTCGGGGCCCCGTTCGCCTTAGGTCCGGCCGACCTGCCGGCGGTCTTCACGTACTCTACCTTCCCCCTGGCGGACACGGTCGACACCGTCACGGCCCAGGTGACCGACGTCATCGGCGGGCTCTACTCCGACACCGACAGCGCCGAGGTTCTGGCGATCTCGCCGTCCATCACGGTGGAGAAGACCTCCGACGCGCCGGTCGACGGTGTGATGACGGGGTCAACGGTGGTGTACACCTTCACCGTGACCAACGGCGCCGACCCCCTGACCGACGTCCAGCTCGTCGATGCGATCCTCGGTTTCGTCCATGACATCGGCGACCTCGCCCCCGGCCAGACCGTCGAAGTCAGCACGTCCGCGGTCCTCGAGGTCCCGACGGACAACGTCGTCGTGGTCGAGGGCCTCGACGAGTTGGACAACGAGGTCTCCGACGAGGACGAGCTGTTCGTGGACGTGTTCTCTCCGTTCATCGTGGACATCGGGATCGACAAGGAGGCGGATCGCGACACGGCTGAAGCCGGTGCCGTCGTCACCTACACGCTCACCTACACCAACACGGGCGGGTCCCGGATCATGGCCTTCACCATCGTCGACGACTTCGACGAGCGCTACGTGACCGTCACGGACGCCGCGGGCGGCGACGTCGTCGACGGGACGATCGTCTGGGAGATCGACGAACCGCTCGACGTCGGCGCATCCGGCAGCATCACCTACGAGGTCAGGATCCGCGACGACATGCCTTCGGGCACGACGAACGTCGACAACGTGGTCGTGGTGCAGGCGGACGGTGACGAGAACCCCGACAACGACCGCGCGACCGAGCGCGTCGTCGTGGCGTTCCTGCCCTTCACGCCGAACCCCGATCCGGCGCCCTTGCCCTTCACCGGCGGCGACGCGGTGCTCCTCGGCCTCGCCTTGGCCTCCACGGCGGCCCTCGGCGTGGTCCTGCGGCGGCGCGCGAGGCGCGCGGCGTAG
- a CDS encoding DUF11 domain-containing protein, which produces MRVEEAPAANEVMPAALVEPVLEEGQVTDPDCDDWVKLEANFMTGRQYMVDGVTVDVYDDGMGQEFDFSSERRVCKVYVKGGPDTNVYTYDPGVFEDEGLHAPFNPGSEKWYDLSNIIFCFCPDEPVVEIDLSIVKEADVETVLPGGLINYTITVCNESTTTCEDVELVDDFDEDAVTVSNISDGGFNANGEIHWPAFDLDPEECRTFTYTAEVGEDVDPGYEVCNVATATCEGIHFSDDACVLVVAPPEVVPGLEVEKSANKEIAAPGETADYTIVVTSPSEEDAEDVLVTDDYDERFVDIVAGSITGGGAVVNGTIVWTIDVPAGESVTLMYRARVKDDVVGGTIIRNIVTVEDVSDFVDVRVVVPVTPAVREEFVPAEPFLPFTGGEAMLLGLAVLASAGAGAALRKRARTTRDRDAA; this is translated from the coding sequence GTGCGGGTCGAGGAGGCGCCGGCCGCCAACGAGGTGATGCCGGCGGCGCTCGTCGAGCCGGTACTCGAGGAGGGCCAGGTGACCGACCCGGACTGCGATGACTGGGTCAAGCTCGAGGCCAACTTCATGACCGGGCGGCAGTACATGGTCGACGGAGTGACGGTCGACGTCTACGACGACGGGATGGGGCAGGAGTTCGACTTCAGCTCCGAGCGGCGGGTGTGCAAGGTCTACGTCAAGGGCGGCCCGGACACGAACGTCTACACGTACGACCCCGGCGTGTTCGAGGACGAAGGTCTGCACGCGCCGTTCAACCCGGGCTCGGAGAAGTGGTACGACCTCAGCAACATCATCTTCTGCTTCTGCCCTGACGAGCCCGTCGTCGAGATCGACCTGTCGATCGTCAAGGAGGCCGATGTCGAGACGGTGCTGCCCGGCGGGCTGATAAACTACACGATCACGGTCTGCAACGAGTCGACCACGACCTGCGAGGACGTCGAGTTGGTCGATGACTTCGACGAGGACGCCGTGACGGTCTCGAACATCAGCGACGGCGGCTTCAACGCGAACGGCGAGATCCACTGGCCGGCGTTCGACCTCGACCCCGAGGAGTGCCGGACGTTCACGTACACCGCCGAGGTCGGTGAGGACGTCGACCCCGGTTACGAGGTCTGCAACGTAGCGACCGCGACGTGCGAGGGCATCCACTTCAGCGACGACGCGTGCGTGCTCGTCGTCGCGCCGCCGGAGGTCGTGCCGGGACTCGAGGTCGAGAAGAGCGCGAACAAGGAGATCGCCGCTCCCGGCGAGACCGCCGACTACACGATCGTCGTGACCAGCCCGAGTGAAGAAGACGCCGAGGACGTGCTCGTCACCGACGACTACGACGAGAGGTTCGTCGACATCGTCGCCGGCAGCATCACCGGTGGCGGGGCGGTCGTGAACGGGACGATCGTCTGGACCATCGACGTGCCCGCGGGCGAGAGCGTCACGCTCATGTATCGCGCTCGCGTGAAGGACGACGTGGTCGGCGGCACGATCATCCGCAACATCGTGACCGTGGAGGACGTGAGCGACTTCGTGGACGTGAGGGTGGTCGTCCCCGTGACGCCCGCGGTGCGGGAGGAGTTCGTGCCGGCCGAGCCGTTCCTGCCCTTCACCGGCGGCGAGGCCATGCTGCTCGGGCTGGCAGTCCTGGCCTCCGCGGGCGCGGGCGCGGCACTGCGGAAGCGTGCTCGCACGACGCGCGACCGCGACGCGGCGTGA